The Caldisalinibacter kiritimatiensis DNA window ATTTTACTGTAGAAGTAAGGTCTGTTAATAATAGATATAATGATATTATAATTAGAATGCCTAAACATTTGAAATATATTGAAGACAGAATAAAAAAGTTGATAAAAACTAAAGTTTCTAGAGGAAGAGTTGAAGTTTATATCAATTTAGAGTATATTGGTGATAGTGATGTAACAGTAAAGGTTGATTTAAATCTTGCAGAATCGTATAATAAAGCTTTGAAGGAGTTATGTAATCATACTGGAATTAAGGATAACGTGACTTTATCTGTTTTAACAAAGTTCCCTGATATTATTAACACTGAAAAAAAGGAAGAAGACGCTGATGAGGTTTGGAATTGTCTTAAGATGGCTTTAGAAGAAGCATTAGACAAAATGATAGCAATGAGGATAAAAGAAGGAGAAGAATTAGCAAAAGATATAAGCGAGAAAGTTGTAGATATTGAAGATATGGTTAGTTTTATTGAACAAAGGTCACCACAGGTAGTGAATGAATATAAGGAAAAGTTATGGAATAGAATAGACGAATTGTTAGAAGATAAATATGAAATAGATGAAAATAGATTGGCAAATGAAGTAGCTATTTTTGCAGATAAAAGTGACATTAACGAAGAAGTAGTAAGGCTTTATAGTCATATGAAACAGTTAATAGACACCTTGAAATTAAATGGTCCTGTAGGTAGGAAATTAGACTTTTTATTACAGGAAGCAAACAGAGAAGTAAATACGATTGGTTCAAAGGTAGGAGACGTTGATATTAAAAAGAAAGTTATTGAGATTAAAAGTGAATTAGAGAAGATAAGAGAACAAGTTCAAAACATTGAATAGGAGGTATATAAGTATGGATATTAAGTTAATTAATATAGGATTTGGTAATATAGTTTCAGCAAATAGAATTGTTGCTATAGTAAGTCCAGAATCAGCACCAATAAAAAGGATAATTCAAGAAGCCCGTGAAAGGGGTATGTTGATTGATGCTACATATGGTAGAAGAACAAGAGCAGTTATAATAACAGATAGTGACCATATAATTCTTTCGGCTGTACAACCAGAAACTGTAGCACATAGACTAGATAATAAAGAGATACACGATGTAGAAATAAATAAAGAATAAAGGAAGGAGAAGTACATGAACAAAGGATTACTTATTGTATTATCTGGACCTTCAGGAGCAGGAAAAGGTACTATATGTAAGGCGTTTTTAAAGGAAAATAAAGATTTCATTTTGTCTGTTTCTGCTACAACTAGAAAGCCGAGAGAAGGAGAAATTGATGGTGTAAATTATTTTTTTATTACCAAAGAAGATTTTGAAAAGAAAATACAGAATGATGAATTCTTAGAATATGCTTCAGTTTACGGGAGCTACTATGGTACACCAAAAAGCTTTGTTATAGAAAATCTTAACAAAGGCAAAGATGTAATTCTTGAAATAGATATACAAGGAGCTTTGCAAATCAAGGAGCGTTATCCAGAAGGTGTTTTTATATTTATAGTACCGCCATCTATGAAAGAATTAAGAAATAGAATCGAAAAAAGGGGAACAGAAACTGAAGAAGCAATAAATGAAAGGTTTAGTAGTGCTTTTAATGAATTGAATTTTGCATCAAAATATGATTATGTAGTAGTAAATGATGAAGTAAATAAAGCAGTAAAAAGAATAGAAGCAATAGTAATGGCAGAAAAATGTAAGATTGAAAGACAGAAAGAAGTTTTAAATAAAGTAAAGGAGGTATAGTATGTTATATCCTTCAATCAATGAGTTATTAAAGAAAGTGGACAGTAGATATACTTTAGTTATGATGGTTTCTAAAAGAGCTAGACAACTAGTGGATGGAGATAAGCCATTAGTAGATGAAGAGTTTAATAAAACTGTTACTACAGCTATCAATGAAGTTGCAGAAGATAAGATTGAATACATAAAGCCGGAAGTCAAAGGTTTAAAATAATGGGGTGGATGAGTTGTTAAAAGGAAAGAATATTGTAGTAGGTGTAACTGGTGGTATAGCAGCATATAAAGCTGCCGATATTGTTAGCAAACTAAAAAAATTACAAGCTAATGTGGACGTGATAATGACTGAGTCAGCTACTAAATTTATATCGCCATTGACTTTTCAGTCTTTATCGCAAAACTTTGTGACCGTTGATATGTTTAAAGAACCTAAAAAGTGGGAAATAGAGCATATATCTCTAGCTCAGAAGGCAGATGTATTTTTAATAGCTCCAGCTACAGCCAATGTAATTGGAAAAGTAGCAAATGGTATTGCAGATGATATGTTAAGTACTACTATAATGGCAACTAAATCAAAAGTAGTTTTTGCACCGGCGATGAACACCAATATGTATACAAACCCCATATTTCAACAGAACATGAATAAATTAAAAGAACTTGGATACGAATTTATTAGACCAGCAAAGGGAAGACTCGCTTGTGGTGACTATGGAGAAGGAAAAATGGCAGATACAGTTGATATAGTATCATATGTAACTGATATGTTAACTAATAAAGAGTTAAAAGGCAAAAAAGTAATAGTTACTGCGGGGCCTACAATTGAACCGATAGATCCTGTTAGGTATTTAACTAACCATTCTAGTGGTAAAATGGGTTATGCTATAGCAGAGGAAGCAGAAAAAATGGGAGCTGAAGTTATTCTAATAAGTGGACCAACACATTTAAAAGCTCCTGACGGTGTTGAAGTTGTTAGAATAAATACAACTCAACAAATGTTCAATGAAATAGAAAAAAGATTTAATGGTTGTGATGTACTAATAAAAGCGGCAGCTCCATTAGATTACAAACCAGAAGAAGTATATAATAACAAGATAAAAAAAGGCAATGGGAAATTAGAGCTAAGTTTTACAAGAAATCCAGATATCTTAAAATACTTTGGTAATAATAAAAAGGACCAAATTGTTGTAGGTTTTGCTGCCGAAACTGATAATGTATTAGAAAATGGAAGAAAAAAAATGAAAAATAAGAATTTAGACTTTATTGTAGTGAATGATGTTTCTAATAAAGATGCAGGATTTAAAAAAGAAACTAATGTGGCTACAATAATAGATAAAGAAGGTACTGAAAAAAGTTATCCTAAGATGTCAAAAAGGGAACTAGCAAAAATTATATTAGATAAGATTTTAGATAATTTTAGTTAATAAGATTTTAATAACAAAATAAGTATTATGAGTAGCTATTAGCTAGATATTAAATGAAGTAAAGGATTATCTTTATTTCATTTATATCTAGCTTTTAAATTTTAATTTTTTAATTCAGAGTTAAATTTGCTATAATAAACATATAGCTTTATTGAGAGGTTGAAATTAATGGAGAAAAAAGTGTTTGCGGAAGTTATTGTAGATAACAAAAGTACAAAAACCGATAGATTGTATACATATAT harbors:
- a CDS encoding YicC/YloC family endoribonuclease gives rise to the protein MIRSMTGFGKGESKDSVRHFTVEVRSVNNRYNDIIIRMPKHLKYIEDRIKKLIKTKVSRGRVEVYINLEYIGDSDVTVKVDLNLAESYNKALKELCNHTGIKDNVTLSVLTKFPDIINTEKKEEDADEVWNCLKMALEEALDKMIAMRIKEGEELAKDISEKVVDIEDMVSFIEQRSPQVVNEYKEKLWNRIDELLEDKYEIDENRLANEVAIFADKSDINEEVVRLYSHMKQLIDTLKLNGPVGRKLDFLLQEANREVNTIGSKVGDVDIKKKVIEIKSELEKIREQVQNIE
- the remA gene encoding extracellular matrix/biofilm regulator RemA; translated protein: MDIKLINIGFGNIVSANRIVAIVSPESAPIKRIIQEARERGMLIDATYGRRTRAVIITDSDHIILSAVQPETVAHRLDNKEIHDVEINKE
- the gmk gene encoding guanylate kinase, producing MNKGLLIVLSGPSGAGKGTICKAFLKENKDFILSVSATTRKPREGEIDGVNYFFITKEDFEKKIQNDEFLEYASVYGSYYGTPKSFVIENLNKGKDVILEIDIQGALQIKERYPEGVFIFIVPPSMKELRNRIEKRGTETEEAINERFSSAFNELNFASKYDYVVVNDEVNKAVKRIEAIVMAEKCKIERQKEVLNKVKEV
- the rpoZ gene encoding DNA-directed RNA polymerase subunit omega; this translates as MLYPSINELLKKVDSRYTLVMMVSKRARQLVDGDKPLVDEEFNKTVTTAINEVAEDKIEYIKPEVKGLK
- the coaBC gene encoding bifunctional phosphopantothenoylcysteine decarboxylase/phosphopantothenate--cysteine ligase CoaBC encodes the protein MLKGKNIVVGVTGGIAAYKAADIVSKLKKLQANVDVIMTESATKFISPLTFQSLSQNFVTVDMFKEPKKWEIEHISLAQKADVFLIAPATANVIGKVANGIADDMLSTTIMATKSKVVFAPAMNTNMYTNPIFQQNMNKLKELGYEFIRPAKGRLACGDYGEGKMADTVDIVSYVTDMLTNKELKGKKVIVTAGPTIEPIDPVRYLTNHSSGKMGYAIAEEAEKMGAEVILISGPTHLKAPDGVEVVRINTTQQMFNEIEKRFNGCDVLIKAAAPLDYKPEEVYNNKIKKGNGKLELSFTRNPDILKYFGNNKKDQIVVGFAAETDNVLENGRKKMKNKNLDFIVVNDVSNKDAGFKKETNVATIIDKEGTEKSYPKMSKRELAKIILDKILDNFS